taaataaaagataataatataatagtgcTACAAAATccgctgatatatatatatatatatatatatatatatataaatatatatatacacacacattgatttatatagtatgtatatacgcgtatatatatatacatatatatatatacacatcacgTAAAGGTGTATATACATCTCAAaggaagaaatttttttttttattagcaccTGTCACCAAGGTGAGGAGTCTGGGGGGGGGAAACAAATTTGGAGTTGTGCAGAACCAGGAGAATTAGGGAAAATCCACAACAAGGTGGTGTATCTTCTAAGCGGAGAGTTTCCACGGAAGCTCATTGATCCACGGTGTTACACGAGATACTGAAGCCATGTGACCAGGAGGGAGTTCAAGGCTTCTTGGTGAAGGAGTAGGTCCTAATCTGACAGCtgtactttttaattatatatctatatatatattgtctttgGACCTCTTGGGGATCACTCTTGTAACCAGACAGTACCCCTAATGCCATGGTGACATCTCACCTTGTGGCTTTGGCTACCCAGGgccccccttgcgggatgcaggGTCACACTGACATCAGTAGATGGTCCCAACGCATGGTTGGAGTGGAGTGCGCTGCAACGCCGCTCCCTGGAGTTTCCCCGGAGTAAGCCAAAGAAGCTGCTCATCACCCAGAGCGTTCCCAGGTAAGTTATTCATAGTTTTTATTCCTGCTTTCCCCTCTGCAGCTCCCAGCGGTTGACCCTTAAAATGCACGGTAAGATCAGGAAGCTGAAACGTTCTACTCGCTCCCAAACCTCCGCTTTAGCGAAGGCACCTGAATATTTTATTAGGCCATAGGTCAGATGTAAGATGCCTCGAGGAAACCCTTACGAACGACAAGAATCCTCAACAAGTCAAGGAAGAGGCCGACGCTGTACAGTAAAGCAACGCAGCCTAAAGAGCATGAAGTCACTCGCAGCTGCGGAAAGATTGCTTCATACTGCTCATGCTGCAGCACGTCCACCGAGCACGATCCCCGCAGACACGACTGCAAACAAAAAGCGACAAACCAGGTTTTCTGCACACAGGAGGACCCCCTCCCCTcgcctttttttcattaaagccAGTTCTAATAACGTTGATAATGACTTAcagattttaattaaaaccaGTAGCACTGGAATGTACCTTCCAGTTTCTAGAGTTAAGCTAATGGAAACCACTCCAACTTCTGGAGACTGCAGAGACCAGGACATATCGGCCAGGTGACCAGAGGAGCAGTCCGTCGGCTAACCCTGATTAAAGGGGCGCTTATGAGAAATGCTGCTCACTTACGCAACAGCCGCTGCTGACACCAGGCTGGAGAGGCAGGTTAAGGCTTGCGTACGGGTTACCCGTGCATTGGAAAAGGGATCAAAACAGAAACACTTTGCTTTGTTATTGAGAATAGGGGCTCCAAGAAAGTAAACTTCGACCACCTTCTCCTCACCGTAGAGTTGTTGGGGTAACCCGACTCTCAGGGAAGCAGGTTGGGCACCCCTGGCCTAGACCTACCGCTTCATCTCTTTTCAGGAAATAGTTTCAATGAGCCGCATCATTTCTCTAAGAGTTTGCATAAAGCAAGGCAATGCGTAAGCAggcaatatatatacaccttgTTTTATTAAGTGGGAAACAATATATTCGACATCGATCAGTGTGAAGTGAACGGCTCACGTGGAACCAACGTatcaagtacaaaaaaaataaaactcagaTTGTCAAAAACTTGAATCATACAGAACGCTataagagtttaaaaaaaaaaaaaggatgaaaagTTTTTGGTCTGCACATTTTGTAGGGAAAAAAGACAGCATTATGAATTTTGtatttaacaaaacattaataCCTACAACATTTTGTCTAAGCACAAAAaaagatgtgtatatatatatatcatatgagAGGGGGACATTATTACACAAAGAAAGcaatgtaacagagtgtatgtaCCTAATATACTGGCATGCCTTTAAATCAGAGTAAACAACCATACTACAGATATTCAATAATGTGCATTCTCTACAATAAGACAAGATATGCTGAGAAGAGGGTGATTTGAAATAAAAGCAGTAAAAATTCTAGATCCAATCCATCATGATTCACGCCGGCCTCGTCTATCTAATCACATCATATGTGCAAAAGCATAAGTGTCATTTTGCATTGCTTACGTTCAACACTGATTggtatacaatgtgtgtgttccaacattcattcacaaacaatgaatgaatgaatgaatgaatgaacgaaACGAAACACTTTCTGCATTGGTTTCCACCGTAGAACAGATACAAGAAAATGGAATACAAAGTCCAACACTGGTAACATATACCGGGGCTATGGATAGCatcccaaaaaaacagaatacaatGGAAATAAAGCGTTAAACAGCATCCACTTTGGGTAAGTATATAGTTCATCGCTTTTCATCGTCACGTAATTACTTTCAATATCAGGTGCCCAACGGTTTTACCATTTTCACAAGAACAATTCCTCAATACTTAATGTTTAACAAAAACCAAAgatcttatttttttactttaatctttttggaataaatgaaaaacatacatttttttgatttgtatgaaagggaaatatttaaatacaaattccaacggcttttacatttttttcaacaataTTTGCCTTTAGTTTAAGTTTAGCATATAAAACTTGCTTCTTTCTATCATGGGCTCGTCGAAATGAGTTAAATAAACGACTGATTGGCTTAAAGAAGCTGGAGCTTTAATGAGAGGTATGTGAAAAGCAATATAATATCCTTATTGGCGTATATGTACACAATTTATGGTCGTCTCCTAAAGTTCATTAGACCTCAACTAACAAAACATCTAAAAGTATGCATTTCACAATACAATCATCGAAAGCCCCCGGTACTCACATCTAGGACCATTAGGTAGAATAACGCACTCTAACGTTTAACTGTTGCCTGTCTGCACCGATTGTGTTCTATACCCTGGGCTTTGCCTCTATAAATGTATATCTTCCTTTACGTGCCTTGCCTCGGTAAAGGAAGTTTTTCAGAAGATTTACAACGTAAAGGAGCATCCGCTTGATCATTTGGGATATTTCAGATAACTTAAGGTGAGACTTATTGTTGATTGGGGTAGAAGTTGGAAATTGAAGaagagtaataaaaaaaaatagtaaacaccagcaataaaaaaaacaaaaaagtgggtTTGCGGGGGGAAAATGAGCATGCTatacagatttattttaaaggcaatattttatattcactATCTGGATGTATATTTGCCtcccaaaatattacatttcatagTAATATTGACTCCTGAATGCATGTCTGAGCATCAGGGACGTCCTGCGCGCGCAattattaaacaatggagtAAAATAAGAAAGCGCCAGCCACCAGGTACAGAAGCAGACATCGTACCAAGCGGTTTGGGAATGTGGAGTACAATTTGATTTAtagttttgctcttttaaaaagATGGGAATTAGGATTGGTTTCTGCAGAATCTGTATAAAATAACCATTTTAGGGTCTAACGGTAAAAGCCCTAAAAacattgttcagctgtgttAGAGACAACTTACCATAGGGAAGACCACCGATCAATTCAAGTAGGGCAGAATTTGGGGCAAACGATAGAAAGTTCATGTTCTGAGTGATATCTGAGAGAAAGCACTATATTATGGCATGAATAGGTATTtgactgcccccccccttacttGACCATTTAAACTGCTTTCGTAAATATAGAACATGCTGCATTGCCAGTGGAAACCGAGAATTTCCAGAACTTTAGTGTTTTATGCGATTTCATTTTGTATCCAGTATTCGGAAACCTTTTGTAATTGTGTGGCTGTTCTATAGAGGTAGAAACGTAGGGTGTGGAGACATTAAAGTGCGTTCGGAGGTCTTTGAAGCAGCACGATGTTTTTACTAGCAGGGATGTAATGCATCAAAGGCAATCATTAAACAGGTATAGTGATCGTTATGGTCCCAAGCATCTTCCAGTAACCATGACAACTATCATCCTCCTGATCCTTACAGcctatacaagaaaaaaaagggtgCCGCCGTATTCCAATAGCTGCAAGCTATCTCGTGGTGAAGTGCGGTAGGGCAGATTATATATAGCTTTTGATCAAATAGTCAACCAAAAATAGCAAAGCCAAGTATAAAAAAGGTGACTCCTAATTTCTTGGCATAAAGCTCAGATGCAGCTTGGAATTGAAAAATAGCCAAGAGAGAGTCAACTGTCTTTTACGGCTTATTTTGTCGACAGAAGACATTATTCAGCAATAATTCTCAATATGTTCCCCACTACAGCTTCATTTATGTCCCGATATGTTTTCCTCCACGGATAATTAAAATAACTACTGTGTGCAAATGATGTTCCCACTTTACCACGATATTAGTTTGATCAATGCATTTGCTGGCATGCGTGTACCCTCAATGTACTGGGTGCAGACTGGCTTAATAGCGCGCAAAGCACACGCGTGTGCAGTGACTCTCTAAACATGAATATgcgaacaaaaaaaatagtggaTGGGAAAAATCCATACATCAAAAAGCTTTGTGAAATAGGAACGCCATTTTTAAGTCAGACAGCCTTTAATTCTAAGCAAATTCAGATTAAAAGTGATGGAACGGCCGGAAAGAATTACTAAACATGGTAAAATAATTGCAAACGCTAAAGATAATGCTTCCTGTATAAATATGAAGTTAtactacataaaaatatatctaaagttacaaaaaatatatagaattacCTTAAAACCCTCATGTTcccaatgtatacaatataatgAGAATAATGACATTACGCTGGCTGTGAAAGGTATAGAGCTGTACACAGAACAGTTTAATAAAAGTGACGATTACAAAACGCATCAAAAGCAAttctacacaaaaaaagaatggttCCAAATTTGGTCTTTTTGATGGAAAATCGATGGGTACACATTATTCAGCTTTGTGCATTAAAATGATCTATTGACCTTTGTGACAGCTGCAGCATTAGAATCCCAGAGCTTACATTAATTCATCCAAAATACGGGTAGCTAAGTCacctttttaataaatcattaaaaaaaagcagaacgCGGCCCATCGGAGCTAAATTATCCGAGCTCCAGGCGCGGATGGTCGAAGAAATCCGCGGGGTCTTAACCTAGGACCCCTCGGCTGCTTTACAAATCATGCGTTCCAAAGCACTGCCTCTGACACAAGGtcatagaatattttttaccaaatgttatattatatatatatatatatatatatatatatatatatatatatatatatatatatatatatatatatatatatataaaatgttaaaagttaTTGAGAACTCATCATGTGATTTGAAACTCTGGTAAAACGCGTTGAGTGATTTTACTTAAAACCCAAATATTTTGCCCGTTCATATTTTGAAGCGGAAACCAATGCAGACTTCCGAAACCTTTCGATACGTTGAGACAAATAATAAAACGTTAAAGTCTTCAGGCTGAGGATATGTAATACATCTAAGTATACGAAAAGGATTCATAGAAAAATACAGTTTAAAAGTCACGTTATTACATCACGTTAAAGCATAAAGAAACGCGGCTTTTACCGTCTTGGATAAAGAACAAATCATTTAGTAACGGCATGGAGAGCGATGGTTAAAGTCAGGGGGGGTTCAGACAGGATTGCAAATTAACTTCCCTGGTTTCCAAAAGAAATCAGGACCCTCACTGACTtaaatccaattttttttttctccatttcttttaaaaatgcttTGTGCTGATTTTTGTGGatcaatatattatacaaaGAGAAAGgtcataaaaacaacaaaaaaaaaacatcctataGTAAAAGCGTactattttttataaaaccacTTAAAAATTCATCGTTTATATGCACAGGTTTGGcaatttcatttaaaagtaTTGCTTTGCAATGAAAACGCAGAGGTAGGTGGGAAAATTTGTTCGGTCTCATCAAAGCTACAATTCTACGGACCAACTCGGCACGTTacacgctaaaaaaaaaaaatcactctaAAATCCGTTTCCTATAATCCTCACATCCGTAAGAAAATTCCAGCATGTGGCTCACTCCAAAAAGTCACGCCGCCATCTTAGCATTTCACCCGcaagtatttacaaaaaaaacccactcatTTTCAGTAACCAACCGTATACTTGCAAAATCCTTTCAACAGATCACTTTGCACTGACCCAGTAACACATTGTAGAACATCTCGTAACCGACAAGGGCGCCCCACAAATATTGTTCTCAATAAGCATCCGAGAGGACAAGCAAATTGGTCTACTAAACGAGGAAGCTACACCGGGTGACGCTAGCGCCGGGACAAAGACCCTAACaaataataaggaaaaaataGCAGTTAAGATTGGGATTAGTCACGATTTCTTAGTCTCtggtggtgggggggctggttggcaATGGTCTCCCCATTATGTTAGCCGTTTCGGATCATCGCCGTTAGCCGGTCATCCCACGGCTGGTACGCAAAACTAAAAACAGGcagctgaaaagaaaaatagttgTTGATTCTTCCGGCTCTCAAGTGTGAAAATAATGTCAGCAATAACGAAGCAGCAAAAAGGGTgagcaaatgtttaaaaaacaaaaacaaaaagtaaaatggaaAAAGTCTTTGAATGCTCGCTGATCCGGTTCATCGTAGTGTAAGAACAGCAGTCTGCAACGCAGCTTATTTCTGAACTCGAGATGCAGGCCCCCCCGAGGATCTTTAGATCCCGTTGAATCTCTGCAAGCAGTTTTTAGGTGCCTCTATAACCACGTGAGAAAGCTCTCTTTATCTAGCTTGGTGGCCGCCAGGACAGACTCCATATCGTTCAGGATCTCAGAACTCAAAGCCTCCTGAAGACTCGGCATCAGTTCCTCTCCTTCCACGTTCATCGCTTCTCCTTCTAGAGTACCAAGGTCCACATTAGTTCCGGGGAGTGCTTCCAAATATTCTGGGAACCGGTTTGGCTGAGAGGGCATAGTACTTTGGCTGATTGCATCACCTAGAAATCAACGGAGGAGAGGACTTTAGATGTGGATCTCCACTCCCAACAAACCATCTAGTAGCCAGTGCATAATCCCAAACGCGCGGCTGATTTTAGCGGCTTTACAAAACGACTCGCGTCGCCGGCTTTTACAGCAGGTGATAATCCCTAGTAACGCGAGCACACGCAAAACAACGAGGAACCAAAACTGACCTGTGTCCATTTCATCAACACTGTTAAGGAAATCGTCTGGAGTTCTGGGCACGCTGTAGCTACTCATGCTTAACCCGCTATCCGTGCTCTCATCTCTGGAGTGATACGTGCCGCTGGAAAGACAGAAAAGTTTTATTGCTAAACATGCTCTTGGATGCCCTTGTTTCAGAGACACTTGAAGGACCACGTGACGTTGACCAGAGCAGACGGCCGATCGCTTGGGTATCTGGTCTTGCTGCTTCGGTTCAGCCGTGTGGTTTGCGTGTGTCCCATGCCTCACGCGCAGCGTGTTGCTTTATCGCATGCACATTGTTGAGGATATCTTTTCACACATTAAACGTGACACTTTTGTTCTAATAAAGCAATACAAAGTAGAACTAAAAGCTATTTGCAGGTAGTTTCTCctacttaaaggtgctgttccactcagGCACCAAAAACAGAGCCCATTAACACGTTAAAGCCGTAAACCCATAACGCGTCTTTTACTCCTCTAAAGGTTTAGTTCCATTTCTGCTGTGATGTCCTATCAGTGCTtgtttttgtgtcacgtgacaaagCATGCAAAGCTTACTTCTGGAAGTATGAATGGAGCAGGTGAAACTTGTTTtaaactagagctgaaacaacgaatcgataaaatcgataataatcgataacggaaatcatcgataacgatttccgttatcgattaatcgagtgatcaattcgttgttggagcactcggctccttttacttacctccgcgagcgttccccgcttctgctacacgctctgcagtctccgccttcttttagctacgtgacggatgtgacgcgttccggaggtaagtattcttcatgtctatgtgcacggatcgcacagagccactcgcacagagcgaatcgctctgtgcgaatggagccactcgcacagagcggttcgctctgtgcgagtggctccactcgcacagagcggttcgctctgtgcgagtggctccactcgcacagagcggttcgctctgtgcgagtggctccactcgcacagagcggttcgctctgtgcgagtggctccactcgcacagagcggttcgctctgtgcgagtggctccattcgcacagagcggttcgctctgtgcgagtggctccattcgcacagagcggttcgctctgtgcgagtggctccattcgcacagagcggttcgctctgtgcgagtggctccattcgcacagagcggttcgtgagtgtgggtgcagggcagagtgggggtgggggtgcagggcagagtgggggtgggggtgcagggcagagtgggggtggggggtgcagggcaggagactgggtgcagggcagagtgggggtggggatgcagggtgtgagtgtgggtgcagagcagagtgggagactgggtgcagggcagagtgggggtggggatgcagggcagggtgtgagtgtgggtgcagggcagagtgggtgcagggcagagtgtgagtgtgggggcagggcagaatgtgggggcagggctgggtgcagggcagagttagagactgggtgcaggggcacagtgcaaagtgctgggtgcaaagtgccagggctgggtgcaaagtgctgggtgcaaagtgccagggttgggtgcaaagtgctggtgcaaagtgctgaatgctgggtgcaaagtgctggatgcaaagtgccagggctggggcaaagtgctgggtgcaaagtgctgggtgcaaagtgccagggctgggtgcaaagtgctgggtgcaaagtgctgggtgcaaagtgctgggtgcaaagtgctgggtgcaaagtgcaaagtgctggggcaaagtttcttgaacagtaatagtccacctcttttcagaatgtttggggttattttgtttcataaatattgtgtttgggttcttgtactttgaaaatattgttttttattacatcataacaaaataagaatgttaatgtaaattttaagttgttttttaacatccagttcattaaattcttttaaataaacgaaaaatttgcatattgtttttttttatccgattaatcgaaaaaataatcggccaactaatcgattattaaaataatcgttagttgcagccctattttaAACATTCAAGAAAAGCATGACTTCCCCTTATATTTTACGTGAGAATTagaaagaagagaaataaaTCACTATTGTGAGATTACGACGTCTGAAATCTTTGGCTCGGGCGCAGGACTCTCCACACACCTGTTGAGGAAGGGGTCGGAGCTGTTCATGGTCATTGTCCTCAGCTCTTGGGTGATTCCAGTTGAACACACTGGGTTTTGGGTCCCGCCATCCTGCTCCATGGTGGGTATTTGGCTACGAAGGGCTAGCTCCTGCAAAACAAATAATCCTGTGTACTATTGAATTCATTTGAGACGAGGGTCACATATAAAGCATAGCCAGATTTCACCAATAACTCACATATGGTGTGAATACGGCCAACGAGTTGGGAGGAGCATTTCTTACATGCAATAAGAACCATTGCATTTTCCAAGATATACCAGCTTACATCCTAGCAGACAGCCAAACATGGCCCAGGCACCCTATCCTATGGTATCAGCCAGTGCTGGGGCATCTACCACAGCTGTTCGGTTAAAGAAAGACATGGTCCAGACGGGCCGATCTGAGTGCGTGTGGCTCACTTCTTGAAATCCTTTACTGGAGGCATCAATGCTATTAAGAGACCCCAAACCCTCATATGCCAATACCTATAAGTATTACTCTCAAACCCCTGACAAGTAACGGACAAGCAAATTTaatgtgcaaataaaaaaaaaaacattgaaacgCACGCTAACACCCCAAGAAAACGCAAACGTGTAAACAGTAGAAGGTACGGGCGTCAGAGGCGGACGTGTAACAAAGACAGGTTCATCAACTTTCCAGTTGAAAAACCAGAAAGGTTTATTTCTGGGGGCCAGATAAACATTCCAGCCCTAGACTTGTCTTGCAGCGCATTCAATCTGTTGTAAACACAGCATCAGAAACGCTGTTCCGAGTAGCCGACCCTCAGTGAAATCCCGCCTCTTCCCGTAATGAGATACACAGGGGCCGAGGGGTCTCACCATAGAGTTTTTAAAGGCTTCTGAATAGTTTTTTTGAGATTAGACTTTGAGGAAAGAATACAAAAGTATGACCGAACTTCTAACGTATATCTGCTTAACTTAAATGGCGGGGAACGACAAGTCCGGGTTAAGAGGCTTCAGCAACACCTGGCACAGGCTTGAGGGAACGTTTCTAGAAGTAACCGGCCTTCAATCTAACCCCTACTCATCATAGACTTCCCACGCAAATGTCACCCACATAGAACACAGACATTCATAAGAGACACGagacaaacacaaagaaaaaataaaggctGTTTCTAACCTGTGGCCTCACCTGCCGGAGCAGTTCTTGATGCTTGAGCCGAAGACGTTCCTTCTCCATCTGAAGTTGCTGAAGCCTCATCTGCTGCTGGTTGCCGCCACCTCCCATCACCCCGGTCTGGGGACTCTGCGGAGCGAGCGGCGGCGGGGATTTCACCGGGGCGCTCTGGCTCAGCCTTTGTTGATTCATAGCTGGGGTTAAACAGAACAATGCCGACATGTGATACGGATTCATAGCGAACATGAACACGCTCCATCACGGAACGATATTATAGTAACGGTAACATAAGAGGCCAATGACCAATACAGCCTACAATCCAtgatatgtaaataaaacaatgaataatgtacactagattaaaaaaaaaaaactttccaaaatgattaaattattttctctttGCCGACGGCCGCTTCGGTTTCCCCCAAAGTAAACACACGAAGGAGAGGACTTTCTGTAACCGATCTGCTCCTAAATAGCGTCTGCAATAGACGCCCCCCCGCTTATAAACGTTAAATGGAATAAGAAATCCGTCCATGTAAAACAATGCGCTGTTTGTGTAGGAGGGTCGGCCAGCCACGTATTTACAGCCGGTCACAATGACATCAGAAACCGGACTGCCTGCCAGGAAAGAGAAGGCCTCCTCCACGCCGCGATCTCCGCGTTCACAAACCAAGAGGgcttagaggttttttttattgggaaaattAGAAGAGTTTATTAGCCGCGGCTCATTCCACTCATATCTTCTACGCACAACTAAAGCTATGGCCCACGAGCAACGCAACACGCCCGTGTATGACATTCTTAAATTACATATATGTGTTTAACTACTTGATGACCGAGGTGGATTCCTCATTCCTCTGATGCTCACAAGTTAACTAGCAAGTTGGGCTGGCGAGACCGAGACCCGTCTACCACCACGCGACCACcaacacggcagataagcttcCAGCAATGGTGCAAGAGGGTACAAGGAGTCCGTAGTGCTTTGATAAAGGCAGAGACCGCGGGTAAAGCTGGTGGATGTCTCTCACTTCTCTGGTAGTGGAAAGAGCCAAGTGTAACTCAAGCTCCTCATCGGATCGCCATGATTTATTTAAGCGACACCGTTGGGGAGGTGGGTGGGgatcagaggggggggggattttgggCAGCA
This sequence is a window from Spea bombifrons isolate aSpeBom1 chromosome 2, aSpeBom1.2.pri, whole genome shotgun sequence. Protein-coding genes within it:
- the YAP1 gene encoding transcriptional coactivator YAP1 isoform X4, with the protein product MDPVSQQPSSIADLQSHPQGNQIVHVRGDSETDLEALFNAVMNPKTANVPQTLPMRMRKLPDSFFKQPEPKSHSRQASTDGGSAGALTPQHVRAHSSPASLQLGAVSPAALSPQGVVTGPGPASANQHLRQPSFEIPDDVPLPPGWEMAKTPSGQRYFLNHIDQTTTWQDPRKALLSQMNVAPPTSPAVQQNLMNPTAMNQQRLSQSAPVKSPPPLAPQSPQTGVMGGGGNQQQMRLQQLQMEKERLRLKHQELLRQELALRSQIPTMEQDGGTQNPVCSTGITQELRTMTMNSSDPFLNSGTYHSRDESTDSGLSMSSYSVPRTPDDFLNSVDEMDTGDAISQSTMPSQPNRFPEYLEALPGTNVDLGTLEGEAMNVEGEELMPSLQEALSSEILNDMESVLAATKLDKESFLTWL
- the YAP1 gene encoding transcriptional coactivator YAP1 isoform X3, whose protein sequence is MDPVSQQPSSIADLQSHPQGNQIVHVRGDSETDLEALFNAVMNPKTANVPQTLPMRMRKLPDSFFKQPEPKSHSRQASTDGGSAGALTPQHVRAHSSPASLQLGAVSPAALSPQGVVTGPGPASANQHLRQPSFEIPDDVPLPPGWEMAKTPSGQRYFLNHIDQTTTWQDPRKALLSQMNVAPPTSPAVQQNLMNPTAMNQQRLSQSAPVKSPPPLAPQSPQTGVMGGGGNQQQMRLQQLQMEKERLRLKHQELLRQVRPQELALRSQIPTMEQDGGTQNPVCSTGITQELRTMTMNSSDPFLNSGTYHSRDESTDSGLSMSSYSVPRTPDDFLNSVDEMDTGDAISQSTMPSQPNRFPEYLEALPGTNVDLGTLEGEAMNVEGEELMPSLQEALSSEILNDMESVLAATKLDKESFLTWL